Proteins encoded within one genomic window of Oryza glaberrima chromosome 12, OglaRS2, whole genome shotgun sequence:
- the LOC127758089 gene encoding probable aspartyl aminopeptidase, which produces MASAAVAVAPVVSDLVDFLNASPTAFHAVDEAKRRLKAAGFSQLSEREEWAGLQPGRKYFFTRNHSTIVAFAIGAKYAAGNGFHIIGAHTDSPCLKLKPVSKVTKGGYLEVGVQTYGGGLWYTWFDRDLTVAGRVIVREKKDGAVSYAHKLVRVQEPVMRIPTLAIHLDRNISSEGLKINNQNHLVPVLATSVKNEMQKLVAENGSESSEIKNTKHHPLLLQLIAKEANCKPDEICDFELQLCDTQPSTVAGAMKEFIFSGRLDNLCMSFCSLKALIESTSSEESLAHESGVRMVALFDHEEVGSDSAQGAGSPAMLDALSRITGSFNSSNSKLLEKAIQRSFLVSADMAHALHPNYMDKHEENHQPKLHGGLVIKHNANQRYATNAVTAFIFREIAERHHLPIQDFVVRNDMGCGSTIGPILASGVGIRTVDIGAPQLSMHSIREMCAVDDIKHSYEHFKAYFEEFTELDSKVKVDC; this is translated from the exons atggcctccgccgccgtcgccgtcgcccccgtCGTCTCCGACCTCGTCGACTTCCTCAACGCCTCCCCCACCGCCTTCCACGCCGTCG ATGAGGCGAAGCGGCGGCTGAAGGCGGCGGGGTTCTCGCAGCTGTCGGAGCGGGAGGAGTGGGCGGGGCTCCAGCCCGGCCGCAAGTACTTCTTCACGCGCAACCACTCCACCATCGTCGCCTTCGCCATCGGCGCCAA GTATGCTGCCGGCAATGGGTTTCACATAATCGGTGCGCATACTGACAGTCCATGCCTGAAGCTCAAGCCTGTCTCCAAG GTAACAAAGGGAGGTTATCTTGAGGTTGGGGTCCAAACTTATGGAGGTGGCTTGTGGTACACATGGTTCGACCGTGATCTTACTGTTGCTGGTAGGGTGATTGTAAGGGAGAAGAAGGATGGTGCAGTGTCGTATGCGCATAAGCTTGTAAGAGTGCAAGAGCCAGTCATGAGAATCCCCACTTTGGCTATTCACCTTGACAG GAATATCTCCTCAGAAGGTCTCAAGATTAACAACCAGAATCATCTTGTCCCTGTGCTGGCCACATCTGTTAAG AATGAAATGCAGAAATTAGTGGCAGAAAATGGTTCAGAGTCATCTGAGATTAAGAACACCAAGCATCATCCACTATTATTGCAG TTGATTGCTAAAGAGGCGAACTGCAAGCCTGATGAGATATGTGACTTTGAGCTGCAGTTGTGCGATACGCAGCCAAGTACTGTAGCAGGTGCCATGAAAGAATTCATCTTTTCAGGAAGGCTTGACAATCTTTGCATGTCATTTTGTTCGTTGAAG GCCCTAATAGAATCGACTTCTTCTGAAGAATCTCTTGCGCATGAATCTGGTGTGAGAATGGTGGCTCTATTTGACCATGAGGAGGTTGGATCTGATTCGGCTCAGGGAGCTGGTTCTCCTGCCATGTTAGATGCTTTGTCAAGAATCACAGGGTCTTTTAACTCTTCAAATTCGAAG TTGCTAGAAAAGGCTATTCAAAGAAGCTTTCTAGTATCTGCAGATATGGCACATGCCTTACACCCCAATTATATG GACAAGCATGAGGAGAACCACCAGCCTAAATTGCATGGAGGACTCGTGATTAAACACAATGCTAACCAACGATATGCTACAAATGCTGTGACAGCATTTATTTTTCGGGAAATTGCTGAGAGGCACCATCTACCTATACAG GATTTTGTTGTTCGGAACGACATGGGTTGTGGTTCAACCATCGGCCCAATACTAGCTAGTGGTGTTGGTATTCGTACTGTGGATATTGGAGCACCACAATTGTCGATGCACAGCATCAGGGAAATGTGTGCTGTCGATGACATCAAGCACTCGTACGAACACTTCAAGGCATATTTCGAAGAGTTCACTGAATTGGACAGCAAAGTTAAAGTAGATTGCTAA
- the LOC127756645 gene encoding uncharacterized protein LOC127756645, producing the protein MGREASSPPPPPQPPAVVHGAGSSLSGQKRKAAMDDGSGEDDNVPPWLKLSLGPVAYGVATGVVDDDSSSCAPAVTTSIEVRPPVATGVVSGSAAQPSIEHVPADNAVVTPSFVASAAGVLFTGCASGLIPNGAVSVFPCFNFFGPSMSSSSLSHLHQQFSSTRCQSNASMARSSRTRGEDNDMAPSNIAAPNVTNGGGNNNNDGNALPDPPYPWATNEPAKHHSLAELARRDITTIQGDARCRRCDACKVIVYNIATKFQEVSDYLRQNHQHMHDRAQARWMNPVVPNCDDCGHEKCLRPVIAAEKERINWLFLLLGETLGLCTLDQLKYFCVHTNRHRTGAKDRVLFSTYEELCNQLVPGLITRRDQLRMR; encoded by the coding sequence ATGGGGAGGGAGGCGTCCTCGCCACCGCCCCCGCCCCagccgccggcggtggtgcaTGGAGCCGGCTCGTCGTTGTCCGGACAGAAGAGGAAGGCCGCCATGGACGATGGCAGCGGCGAGGACGACAATGTGCCACCATGGCTGAAACTGTCTCTCGGTCCGGTGGCCTACGGGGTCGCCACgggcgtcgtcgacgacgactcCTCTTCTTGCGCTCCGGCAGTGACGACGTCGATCGAGGTGCGGCCGCCGGTGGCCACTGGTGTGGTCTCCGGATCGGCGGCCCAACCATCGATTGAACATGTTCCTGCCGATAATGCGGTGGTCACGCCGTCTTTTGTGGCCTCGGCAGCCGGTGTGCTGTTCACCGGCTGCGCGAGTGGTTTGATCCCCAATGGTGCAGTCTCGGTATTTCCatgctttaatttttttggaCCTTCAATGTCATCATCAAGCCTATCGCACCTCCATCAACAATTCTCCTCGACTCGATGTCAAAGCAACGCGTCCATGGCAAGATCTAGCCGCACCCGTGGCGAGGACAACGACATGGCACCTAGCAACATCGCTGCACCGAACGTCACAAACGGTGGCGGCAATAACAACAACGACGGTAATGCTCTTCCTGATCCACCGTATCCTTGGGCTACCAATGAACCGGCCAAACACCActccctcgccgagctcgctCGCCGCGACATCACCACCATCCAAGGCGACGCTCGGTGCAGGCGCTGCGATGCATGCAAGGTGATCGTCTACAACATTGCCACAAAGTTTCAAGAGGTGTCCGACTACTTACGCCAAAACCACCAACATATGCATGACCGCGCGCAGGCGCGGTGGATGAACCCCGTCGTGCCGAACTGTGACGACTGCGGCCATGAGAAATGCTTGCGTCCGGTGATCGCTGCCGAGAAGGAGCGCATCAACTGGTTGTTCCTACTGCTTGGGGAGACATTGGGTTTGTGCACGCTTGATCAGCTCAAGTATTTCTGCGTGCACACCAACCGGCATCGCACCGGTGCCAAGGATAGGGTGCTCTTCTCCACCTACGAAGAGCTATGCAACCAACTTGTTCCTGGGCTAATCACGAGACGTGACCAGTTGAGGATGCgttag